One window of Camelina sativa cultivar DH55 chromosome 4, Cs, whole genome shotgun sequence genomic DNA carries:
- the LOC104784073 gene encoding uncharacterized protein LOC104784073, translated as MAKTYPFPDSVHVSSSVTLKLSDNNYLMWKTQFKSLLSSQKLMGFINGVVPAPAKTRLVVNGEVSSEVANPQYEAWFCTDQLVRSWLFGTLSEEELGHVHSITTSRDVWLALAENFNKSSVAKEFSLRRSLQLLSKKDKPLSTYCREFKSICDSLSSIGKPVDESMKIFGFLNGLGREYDPITTVIQSSLSKLPGPTFNDVITEVQGFDCKLQSYDDTSVTPHLAFMTEKTNPCAPQFSPHQRGRGCSGQNRGRGGYLTRGRGFPQHQSSSHSNGERPICQICGRIGHTTIKSLAFTIRYLVPTPHNKMGLQRGNIDT; from the coding sequence ATGGCGAAAACGTATCCCTTTCCAGACAGTGTCCATGTCTCCAGCTCCGTCACCCTAAAGCTGAGCGACAACAACTACCTGATGTGGAAGACTCAGTTCAAATCGTTGCTCTCGAGTCAAAAACTCATGGGTTTTATCAATGGAGTCGTCCCTGCTCCAGCAAAGACTCGCCTCGTCGTTAATGGTGAAGTCTCCAGTGAAGTGGCCAATCCTCAGTATGAGGCTTGGTTTTGTACCGATCAGCTTGTCAGGTCTTGGCTGTTCGGAACCCTCTCTGAAGAGGAGTTGGGTCATGTTCACAGCATCACAACGTCTCGTGATGTCTGGCTTGCTCTGGCAGAAAACTTCAACAAGAGTAGCGTTGCCAAAGAGTTCTCTCTTCGTCGAAGTCTCCAGCTTCTGTCAAAGAAGGACAAGCCACTTTCCACCTATTGTCGTGAGTTCAAGTCGATCTGTGACTCTCTAAGTTCTATTGGGAAACCGGTTGATGAGTCTATGAAGATCTTCGGTTTTCTGAATGGATTAGGTAGAGAGTATGACCCCATTACAACCGTCATACAGAGTTCCTTGAGCAAGTTGCCAGGTCCGACCTTCAATGATGTCATCACAGAAGTTCAAGGCTTTGACTGTAAGCTACAGTCGTATGATGACACCTCTGTCACTCCTCATCTGGCCTTTATGACAGAGAAGACCAACCCGTGTGCTCCCCAGTTCTCTCCACATCAACGAGGTCGTGGTTGCTCTGgtcaaaacagaggaagaggaggttATTTAACAAGGGGAAGAGGTTTCCCACAACACCAATCCTCCTCTCACTCGAATGGAGAAAGGCCAATATGTCAGATTTGTGGTCGCATTGGACACACAACCATCAAGAGCCTGGCATTCACCATAAGATATCTTGTCCCTACaccccacaacaaaatgggGTTGCAGAGAGGAAACATAGACACTTAG
- the LOC109132530 gene encoding uncharacterized protein LOC109132530 encodes MYQPSGFVDPERPDHVCRLTKALYGLKQAPRAWFDTFSNFLIDFGFECSTSDPSLFVCHHNHETLVLLLYVDDILLTGSDSHLMSQSLEALNSRFSMKDLGPPSYFLGIEFESYKNGLFLHQTAYASDILFQAGMLECNPMPTPLSQHLDKMDNTPFVEPTYFQSLAGKLQYLTITRPDLQYAVNFICQRMHKPTNSDFTLLKRILRYIKGTLNYGLPIQQHKNLALSAFYDSDYAGCKDTRCSTTGFCILLGSTLVSWSAKRQSTVSNSSTESEYKALSIVAKELTWISSLLRDIGISQHQPTRVFCDNLSAVYLSANPALHNRLRQRLALH; translated from the coding sequence ATGTACCAACCATCAGGCTTTGTTGATCCAGAAAGGCCAGATCATGTATGTCGTCTCACCAAGGCCCTCTACGGCTTAAAACAAGCACCGAGAGCATGGTTTGATACTTTCAGCAACTTCCTGATCGACTTTGGTTTTGAGTGTAGCACATCAGATCCCTCTCTGTTCGTTTGTCATCACAATCATGAAACTCTTGTTCTGCTCCTCTATGTTGACGACATACTCCTCACCGGCAGTGACAGTCATTTAATGAGTCAATCTCTTGAAGCCTTAAACAGCCGCTTCTCTATGAAGGATCTGGGTCCTCCAAGCTACTTCCTTGGAATAGAGTTTGAATCCTACAAGAATGGGCTGTTCTTACATCAAACAGCTTATGCATCAGACATTCTCTTCCAAGCAGGAATGTTAGAATGCAATCCTATGCCAACTCCTCTGTCACAACATCTTGACAAAATGGACAACACACCATTTGTTGAGCCAACTTACTTTCAAAGTCTTGCTGGTAAACTACAGTACCTGACTATCACAAGACCAGATCTTCAATATGCGGTAAACTTTATTTGCCAGAGAATGCACAAGCCAACGAACTCTGATTTCACCCTACTGAAGCGAATTCTCAGGTATATCAAAGGAACTCTCAACTACGGCTTACCAATACAGCAACACAAGAATCTAGCTCTATCAGCTTTCTATGATAGTGATTATGCGGGTTGCAAAGATACAAGATGTTCCACCACTGGCTTCTGTATCTTACTTGGATCAACCCTCGTCTCTTGGTCTGCAAAAAGACAATCCACTGTGTCAAACTCATCAACAGAATCAGAATACAAGGCTCTGTCTATTGTGGCTAAAGAACTGACATGGATATCCTCGCTTCTTCGTGATATTGGCATCTCTCAACACCAACCGACGAGAGTGTTCTGTGACAACTTGTCTGCTGTCTATCTGTCAGCTAATCCGGCACTACACAATAGACTTCGACAAAGATTGGCACTACATTAG